From Vreelandella neptunia, the proteins below share one genomic window:
- a CDS encoding ABC transporter substrate-binding protein, translating into MSLKRMNLKRLYQALLATAVISASGAATAQSSDNAICYNCPPEWADWGTQLRLIEQETGIRVPQDNKNSGQSLAQLVAEASSPVADVVYYGVTFGIQAMEEDVVTPYQPAHWDEIPEGLKDPEGNWFAIHSGTLGFMVNVDALDGAPVPTSWEDLLKPEYRGMVGYLDPASAFVGYVGAVAVNLAMGGDLNDFTPAIDYFNQLAENDPIVPKQTSYARVLSGEIPILLDYDFNAYRARHSDGANVEFVIPAEGSVVVPYVMSLVKDGPNPENGQQVLDFVLSDQGQAVWADAYLRPVRASAISPEAREVFLPDSEYARAEALDYPAMAAAQRSFSERYLSEVR; encoded by the coding sequence ATGAGTCTTAAACGCATGAACCTTAAGCGTCTTTATCAAGCGTTACTGGCCACGGCGGTTATCAGTGCGTCAGGGGCTGCTACTGCCCAGTCAAGCGACAACGCAATCTGCTACAACTGCCCACCAGAGTGGGCGGACTGGGGCACTCAGCTGCGTTTGATCGAACAGGAGACCGGCATTCGGGTGCCGCAAGACAACAAAAACTCCGGCCAATCCTTAGCCCAATTGGTTGCCGAAGCCAGTAGCCCGGTGGCCGATGTCGTTTACTACGGGGTGACCTTCGGCATTCAAGCCATGGAAGAGGATGTGGTGACGCCCTACCAGCCTGCTCATTGGGACGAGATACCCGAAGGCCTAAAAGACCCCGAAGGTAACTGGTTTGCCATTCACTCTGGCACCCTTGGTTTTATGGTCAACGTCGACGCCTTGGATGGCGCCCCGGTGCCCACGTCCTGGGAAGACCTGCTCAAGCCTGAGTATCGCGGCATGGTGGGTTACCTTGACCCGGCCAGCGCCTTTGTTGGCTACGTCGGTGCTGTGGCGGTCAACCTAGCCATGGGTGGCGATCTTAATGACTTCACTCCGGCGATCGACTACTTCAATCAGCTCGCCGAAAACGACCCGATTGTGCCCAAGCAAACCAGCTACGCTCGAGTACTTTCTGGTGAGATCCCGATTCTTCTCGATTACGACTTCAACGCTTACCGCGCACGCCATAGCGATGGTGCCAACGTAGAGTTTGTGATTCCCGCAGAGGGCAGCGTGGTAGTGCCTTATGTTATGAGCCTGGTGAAAGACGGCCCTAACCCCGAAAACGGTCAGCAAGTGCTTGATTTCGTGCTCTCTGATCAAGGCCAAGCGGTATGGGCTGATGCGTACCTACGCCCTGTGCGCGCCAGCGCCATTTCCCCTGAAGCGCGCGAAGTCTTTCTACCCGATAGCGAGTATGCCCGCGCCGAAGCACTCGACTACCCCGCTATGGCGGCTGCTCAACGTAGCTTCTCTGAGCGGTATCTGTCGGAGGTTCGTTAA
- a CDS encoding ABC transporter permease yields the protein MKSRLRFTLQLSFTLLVCLFMIVPVAMSVMAGLTENYFVGLESGLTLRWVNEVWQLYADTIWLSIKLALACLLITILIGVPAAYGLLRSRRRWANALEELLLLPVAVPGLATALALLLAYGSYREFRGSWLFILVGHVLFTLPFMVRAVLSVMQTAKLPQLEEAAASLGASFRQRFFGVVIPNCMSGILAGALMVVTLSIGEFNITWMLHTPLTKTLPVGLADSYASMRLEIGSAYTLIFLVMVVPLLVAIQWAGRLTEQRR from the coding sequence ATGAAATCGCGTCTACGTTTCACGCTCCAACTGAGCTTCACACTGCTGGTGTGCTTATTTATGATCGTGCCCGTCGCGATGTCGGTCATGGCAGGGCTGACCGAAAACTACTTTGTCGGCCTTGAGAGCGGTCTGACCCTGCGCTGGGTGAATGAGGTGTGGCAGCTCTACGCCGATACCATCTGGCTGTCGATTAAACTGGCGCTCGCCTGTTTACTGATCACTATCCTGATTGGCGTACCCGCCGCCTATGGCCTGCTGCGCAGCCGTCGCCGCTGGGCCAATGCGCTTGAAGAACTCCTGCTGCTACCGGTTGCCGTACCCGGGCTGGCCACCGCGCTTGCCCTACTGCTCGCCTATGGCAGCTATCGTGAATTTCGCGGCAGTTGGCTATTTATTCTTGTCGGCCATGTGCTGTTTACCTTGCCCTTTATGGTGCGCGCGGTGCTCTCCGTGATGCAGACCGCCAAGCTTCCCCAACTGGAAGAAGCCGCCGCCAGCTTAGGCGCCAGCTTTAGGCAACGCTTTTTCGGGGTGGTCATCCCCAACTGTATGAGCGGCATTTTGGCGGGAGCGCTAATGGTGGTCACCTTATCGATCGGTGAGTTCAACATTACCTGGATGCTGCATACCCCATTAACCAAAACGCTACCGGTCGGCTTAGCCGACAGCTACGCCTCGATGCGCCTGGAAATAGGCTCAGCCTACACGCTGATATTTCTGGTAATGGTGGTGCCCTTGCTAGTGGCGATTCAGTGGGCGGGCCGACTCACCGAGCAGCGCCGCTAA
- a CDS encoding ABC transporter ATP-binding protein codes for MSSSVSITLNQCSRTFAGGNTALQPLDLQVNAGETLVLLGPSGCGKTTTLRIISGLESPDKGGQVLFGERDVTALPIEKRDVGMVFQNYALFPNMSVADNIAYGLKIQRLPRAEIAHRLDEVMRMVDLQGFGERRIDALSGGQKQRVALARAIAVRPKVLLFDEPLAALDAKLRDRLRIEIGQLLRELGTTAVYVTHDQDEAMALGDRIAVMQAGRIAQLGTPQEIYHQPANAFVADFIGAVNCLDVISTRADGGLVVHGGGLRASHLQGVSTVYCRPEDIQVVSVDQADVKGKVVQSIFLGQTQRLMVDTGGASPLQVEAPSRQRWPNGTAIGLALHSSVLFHPDKPTPPVNAKEMANG; via the coding sequence ATGAGTTCATCTGTCAGCATTACGCTCAACCAATGCAGCCGCACCTTTGCTGGCGGCAATACAGCGCTACAGCCGCTTGATCTGCAGGTTAATGCGGGCGAAACCCTGGTACTGCTGGGCCCTTCCGGCTGCGGCAAAACCACCACCCTGCGCATTATTAGCGGCCTGGAAAGCCCCGACAAAGGCGGGCAAGTGCTGTTTGGCGAGCGTGATGTCACCGCTCTGCCGATTGAGAAGCGCGACGTGGGAATGGTGTTTCAAAACTACGCGCTATTTCCCAACATGAGCGTCGCCGACAATATTGCCTACGGCTTGAAAATACAGCGTTTGCCGCGTGCCGAGATCGCCCATCGGCTTGATGAAGTCATGCGCATGGTCGACCTACAAGGCTTTGGGGAGCGGCGCATCGATGCCCTTTCGGGTGGGCAAAAGCAGCGCGTCGCTCTCGCCCGTGCGATTGCTGTTCGCCCCAAGGTGCTGCTGTTTGATGAGCCGTTAGCAGCTCTAGACGCCAAACTGCGCGACCGCTTACGCATCGAGATTGGCCAACTGCTACGTGAATTGGGCACCACGGCGGTCTACGTCACCCACGATCAAGACGAGGCGATGGCCTTGGGTGACCGCATCGCGGTAATGCAAGCCGGACGCATTGCGCAATTGGGCACGCCCCAGGAGATCTATCATCAGCCGGCCAACGCCTTTGTGGCCGATTTTATTGGCGCGGTTAATTGCCTGGACGTGATCAGCACACGCGCCGATGGAGGATTGGTCGTCCATGGAGGTGGACTCCGAGCCTCACATTTGCAGGGAGTATCCACTGTCTACTGCCGTCCAGAAGATATTCAGGTGGTTTCCGTAGACCAAGCCGATGTAAAGGGGAAAGTGGTACAAAGCATTTTCCTGGGCCAGACCCAGCGCCTGATGGTAGACACGGGCGGCGCTTCGCCACTCCAGGTTGAGGCACCCTCCCGTCAGCGCTGGCCAAACGGCACTGCCATTGGTTTGGCACTTCACTCTAGCGTGCTTTTTCATCCAGATAAGCCCACTCCCCCTGTTAATGCCAAGGAGATGGCCAATGGCTGA
- a CDS encoding ABC transporter permease: MTAASKQPSGAASYLSRPSTMVGPARRKRFIALFALLPALVIFCAFWLLPFSRLIMMGAEADPSSGISAYLTILTHRQYLISLATTVGLSLVVSLVAVAIAGVAGFFLARQRFFGKSILVAILTFPLAFPGVVVGFLVIMLGGRQGALAQASLWLFGERWMFAYSLAGLFLGYLYFSIPRVITTVMAACDNLDRSLEEAARSLGANTWQVTKDVIVPGIAPALLSTGAICFATSMGAFGTAFTLGTRLSILPLNIYGEFTNYANFAMAAALSVVLGVITWMALSLARRLAGGNLGASV, encoded by the coding sequence ATGACAGCGGCATCCAAGCAGCCCTCCGGGGCTGCTTCTTACCTAAGTCGACCATCGACGATGGTAGGCCCAGCCCGGCGTAAACGCTTTATCGCGCTGTTCGCCTTACTGCCTGCCCTGGTGATTTTCTGCGCCTTTTGGCTACTGCCTTTTTCGCGTCTGATCATGATGGGCGCCGAGGCTGATCCAAGCAGCGGTATTAGCGCTTACCTGACTATTCTTACCCATCGTCAGTACTTAATCAGCCTGGCGACCACCGTTGGTCTTTCGCTGGTAGTGTCACTGGTAGCGGTTGCCATTGCGGGCGTTGCCGGATTTTTTCTCGCCCGTCAGCGTTTTTTTGGCAAGTCCATACTCGTGGCGATCCTCACCTTTCCGCTGGCTTTTCCAGGTGTGGTGGTGGGCTTTTTGGTTATCATGCTGGGAGGGCGTCAAGGTGCCTTGGCGCAGGCCAGCCTGTGGCTGTTTGGCGAGCGCTGGATGTTTGCCTATTCACTGGCCGGGCTCTTTCTTGGCTACCTCTACTTCTCGATTCCTCGCGTCATTACCACGGTGATGGCAGCCTGCGACAATCTGGACAGAAGTCTTGAAGAGGCAGCCCGTTCGTTAGGCGCTAACACCTGGCAGGTCACCAAAGACGTTATCGTACCCGGTATTGCGCCCGCGCTGCTCTCAACCGGTGCCATCTGCTTTGCCACCAGTATGGGCGCCTTTGGTACGGCGTTTACCCTGGGCACACGCTTAAGCATCCTGCCACTCAATATCTACGGCGAATTCACCAACTACGCTAACTTCGCCATGGCAGCCGCGCTATCAGTGGTATTGGGCGTGATCACCTGGATGGCATTAAGCCTTGCCCGCAGGCTGGCAGGCGGCAACCTGGGGGCTTCGGTATGA